A stretch of Metabacillus sp. FJAT-52054 DNA encodes these proteins:
- a CDS encoding DUF485 domain-containing protein, with protein sequence MKEEAQVQAERNKGARIDYTAIAESPAFQILLAKKKQFILPLSLFFLAFYFTLPVLTAYTKVLNNPAIGAISWAWVFAFAQFIMTWVLCSLYSKKAASFDEMVEEIREEAKQ encoded by the coding sequence ATAAAAGAAGAGGCTCAAGTACAAGCCGAAAGAAATAAGGGGGCACGCATTGACTATACGGCCATTGCTGAATCACCAGCCTTCCAGATTCTGCTCGCTAAAAAGAAGCAATTTATTTTGCCCTTATCTTTATTTTTCCTCGCATTTTATTTTACCCTGCCTGTTCTCACCGCTTATACAAAAGTTCTGAATAACCCTGCGATCGGAGCGATTAGCTGGGCATGGGTATTCGCTTTTGCCCAATTTATTATGACATGGGTTTTATGCTCTCTCTATTCCAAAAAAGCTGCTTCATTCGACGAAATGGTTGAAGAAATCCGCGAGGAAGCAAAACAATAG
- a CDS encoding PTS transporter subunit IIBC: MKSLFSFDFWQKFGKALMVVVAVMPAAGIMISLGKLVAMIGGDVTLVMTIARVMEDIGWAIITNLHILFAVAIGGSWAKERAGGAFAALIAFVLINRITGAIFGVNAAMFDDPNAVVNSLFGQDLLVKDYFTSVLGAPALNMGVFVGIISGFLGANLFNKYYNYSKLPDALAFFNGKRFVPFAVIGGSVITAIVLSLVWPFVQGLLNDFGKWIASSKDTAPIIAPFIFGTLERLLLPFGLHHMLTVPMNYTALGGTYTVLTGSSAGTVVSGQDPLWLAWIADLNNYLAAGNQAGYEKLLNDVHPARFKVGQMILSTASLIGIAYAMYRNVDKDKRKKYKSMFLSAGLAVFLTGVTEPIEFMFMFAAPLLYVVYAITTGLAFALADIINLRVHSFGFIELLTRTPMIFKAGLWMDFVNFIIACVVFFGLNFGVAHFLIKRFNFPTPGRNGNYIDNEDSEKTGGAVQEGSLAPAIIELLGGKSNITDVDACMTRLRVTVKDSSLVAGEGKWKEQGALGLIVKDKGVQAIYGPKADVIKSDIQDLLGA, translated from the coding sequence ATGAAGAGTTTATTTTCATTTGATTTCTGGCAAAAGTTCGGTAAAGCACTTATGGTAGTGGTTGCCGTTATGCCTGCTGCCGGAATCATGATTTCTTTAGGGAAATTAGTAGCGATGATCGGAGGGGACGTCACCCTTGTCATGACCATCGCACGAGTAATGGAGGATATCGGATGGGCGATCATCACGAATCTTCACATTTTATTTGCAGTAGCCATTGGGGGATCCTGGGCTAAAGAACGTGCCGGCGGTGCCTTTGCTGCCCTAATCGCATTCGTTCTAATTAACCGGATCACTGGTGCGATCTTCGGAGTAAACGCTGCCATGTTCGATGATCCGAACGCAGTAGTAAACTCATTGTTTGGACAAGATCTTCTTGTAAAAGATTATTTCACATCAGTACTTGGAGCTCCGGCCCTTAACATGGGAGTTTTCGTTGGAATCATTTCCGGTTTCCTCGGAGCGAACCTGTTCAATAAATATTACAACTACAGCAAATTGCCTGATGCTCTTGCTTTCTTCAACGGAAAACGTTTTGTACCGTTCGCTGTTATCGGCGGATCTGTCATTACTGCAATCGTCCTGTCTCTTGTATGGCCTTTCGTTCAAGGTTTGCTGAATGACTTCGGTAAATGGATTGCATCTTCTAAAGATACTGCACCAATCATTGCACCATTCATCTTTGGGACACTTGAGCGTCTGCTCCTTCCTTTCGGATTGCACCACATGCTCACGGTTCCGATGAACTATACTGCTCTTGGCGGAACGTACACCGTTCTGACTGGATCAAGCGCAGGAACAGTCGTTTCCGGTCAAGATCCGCTATGGCTTGCTTGGATTGCTGACTTGAACAACTACCTGGCTGCTGGAAACCAGGCTGGATACGAAAAACTATTGAACGACGTTCACCCTGCCCGCTTTAAAGTAGGACAAATGATTCTTTCAACTGCTTCTTTGATCGGTATCGCTTATGCCATGTACCGCAATGTTGATAAAGACAAGCGCAAAAAATATAAATCCATGTTCCTTTCTGCAGGTCTTGCCGTATTCCTTACTGGTGTAACAGAACCGATTGAATTCATGTTCATGTTTGCTGCACCGCTATTGTATGTTGTTTATGCCATTACAACAGGACTTGCATTCGCACTGGCTGATATCATCAACCTGCGCGTCCACTCTTTCGGATTCATCGAGCTGTTGACTCGTACGCCGATGATTTTCAAAGCTGGATTATGGATGGATTTCGTCAACTTTATTATTGCATGTGTTGTGTTCTTCGGACTGAATTTCGGAGTGGCCCATTTCCTAATCAAACGCTTCAACTTCCCTACACCGGGACGCAACGGAAACTACATCGACAACGAAGATAGCGAAAAAACTGGCGGAGCTGTACAAGAAGGTTCCCTTGCCCCTGCCATCATCGAGCTACTAGGCGGAAAATCCAACATTACGGATGTAGATGCCTGCATGACACGCCTTCGCGTGACGGTTAAAGACTCATCTCTTGTTGCCGGCGAAGGTAAATGGAAAGAACAAGGCGCACTTGGCCTGATTGTTAAAGACAAAGGTGTACAAGCTATCTACGGACCAAAAGCAGACGTCATCAAATCTGATATCCAGGATTTACTGGGAGCATAA
- a CDS encoding endonuclease, producing MLAPAQTEAVTGSGTWASPFSVSQAISNQNGSSKTVQGYVVGQPTAAATVITSSYPNDYAVALADSPSETNPANMIYVQLSTSYRSTFGLQSNPSLKGQAIKATGSLSAYFSHAGLKSPVQMEKASGTVPTDDGGGSDGGGTTTPSPYDGTYYNPAIGKTGASLKSALHNIIDDHTELSYDAVWDALRHTDEDPLNSNNVILLYTGRSQSKMTNGGNVNDWNREHVWAKSHGDFGTAMGPGTDIHHLRPTDVSVNSSRGNLDFDNGGSQHSEALGNYFDSDSWEPRDEVKGDVARMIFYMAVRYEGDSGEPNLELNESVNNGSAPYMGKKSVLLQWHQQDPVSDWERHRNDVIYNDYQHNRNPFIDHPEWAATVFN from the coding sequence ATGCTGGCGCCTGCACAAACGGAAGCCGTCACTGGAAGCGGTACTTGGGCAAGCCCATTCTCTGTTTCACAGGCAATAAGCAATCAAAATGGTTCTTCCAAAACAGTTCAAGGCTATGTAGTGGGACAGCCCACAGCAGCAGCGACTGTTATAACGAGCAGCTATCCAAATGATTATGCAGTGGCATTGGCGGATTCTCCAAGCGAAACAAACCCGGCCAATATGATTTATGTTCAGCTTTCCACTTCTTACCGCAGTACGTTCGGCCTTCAGTCTAATCCTTCTTTAAAAGGCCAGGCAATAAAAGCAACAGGCAGCCTATCTGCTTATTTTTCCCATGCAGGATTAAAAAGCCCTGTTCAAATGGAAAAAGCAAGCGGGACCGTCCCTACAGATGATGGCGGCGGCTCTGACGGCGGCGGAACAACGACTCCGTCTCCTTATGACGGCACATACTACAATCCGGCCATTGGTAAAACAGGAGCTTCACTAAAATCTGCTTTGCACAATATTATTGATGACCACACGGAGCTTTCTTACGACGCAGTATGGGATGCATTGCGCCATACTGATGAAGACCCGCTTAACTCAAATAATGTCATTCTTTTATATACAGGCCGTTCACAGAGCAAAATGACAAACGGCGGCAATGTAAACGATTGGAACCGCGAACATGTATGGGCAAAATCGCACGGCGACTTTGGAACAGCAATGGGACCGGGAACAGATATTCATCATCTTCGTCCGACAGATGTTTCCGTAAATAGCTCAAGAGGAAACCTGGATTTTGATAACGGCGGATCCCAGCACTCAGAAGCACTTGGAAACTATTTCGACAGCGATTCATGGGAGCCTCGCGACGAAGTTAAAGGTGATGTAGCACGTATGATCTTCTACATGGCTGTCCGTTATGAAGGCGACAGCGGCGAACCGAATCTTGAGCTGAATGAGAGTGTGAACAATGGATCTGCTCCTTATATGGGTAAGAAATCCGTTCTTCTGCAATGGCATCAGCAGGATCCTGTAAGTGATTGGGAACGCCACCGCAATGACGTCATTTACAACGATTATCAGCATAACCGCAATCCATTCATTGATCACCCTGAATGGGCGGCAACGGTATTTAACTAA
- a CDS encoding efflux RND transporter permease subunit produces MNRIIGFSLKNKFAVWLLTIIVTAAGLYSGLNMKLETIPNINTPLLTVTAVYPGATPQQVADKLSEPMEKKLQNLNGVSTVSSSSFQNVSSLQIEYGYEKDMDEAKQEAEDALSSLELPDGVEEPEVSRLSLNAFPVIVLSASSDKESLQELTKKAEEEMLPSFEGLEGVGSVQLTGQQVEEAQLVFKQDQLKKYGLNEETVQNMIKGSDVTSPLGLYTFGNTEKSVVVDGNISTIDDLKNMEIPAVPQSSSAQQAPAQQGPGQQQGGAQASPQQGNAQTSPQQGSGQAPPQQGAAGQPPQAQPEAAQPAKLPTVKLSELADIKIVGKAESISRTNGQESIGFQVIKSEDANTVDVVNAVEKQVKALEKDYPGVHFTSTFDQGEPIEKSVNTMLSKALFGAGFAVLIILLFLRNIRTTIISVISIPLSLLIAVLILNQMDITLNIMTLGAMTVAIGRVVDDSIVVIENIFRRMSLKGEPLKGAELIKSATKEMFIPIMSSTIVTIAVFLPLGLVKGMIGELFLPFALTIVFSLLASLLVAVTLVPMLAHSFFKKGVNEKHHKEEEKPGKLSGFYRRVLNWSLNHKWITSGIAILLLVGSLALVPLIGVSFLPDEEEKMVMATYNPEPGQTREESEKIALDAEKYFDGRKGAETIQYSLGGENPMNPGAQNQALFFVQYKDDTENFEAEKEKVIEDLQKRTPKGEWASQSFSSGGSSNSLEVSVNGENIDDIKPVVADVEKILKDNSDLENVKSGLSKTYEEFTLVADQKKLSELGLTAGQIGMELSQETKRPIVTTIKKDGKDVNVYLQAEEEKLEDIQDLTNKKVASSLGKEVAIKDVVEVKEGSTSDTISRRDGKISVSVSGDIKADDVGKVSAAVQEKINDVKQPSGVDLSMGGVSEDIQESFSQLGLAMLAAIAIVYLILVITFGGGLAPFAILFSLPFTVIGALAGLYIAGETISISSMIGALMLIGIVVTNAIVLIDRVIHKEKEGIPTREAILEAGTTRLRPILMTAIATIGALAPLALGLEGSGLISKGLGITVIGGLTSSTLLTLLIVPIVYEVFSKFRKKTGIEE; encoded by the coding sequence ATGAATCGAATAATCGGCTTTTCATTAAAAAATAAATTTGCCGTATGGCTGCTTACCATTATCGTAACCGCAGCAGGCCTGTATTCCGGGCTGAATATGAAGCTTGAAACGATCCCCAACATTAATACTCCGCTCTTAACCGTTACTGCGGTTTATCCTGGAGCTACTCCCCAGCAGGTGGCTGACAAACTGTCTGAGCCGATGGAGAAAAAGCTTCAGAACTTAAATGGAGTCAGCACAGTCAGCTCGTCCTCCTTCCAGAACGTCTCATCCCTGCAAATCGAATACGGGTATGAAAAGGATATGGACGAAGCAAAGCAGGAAGCAGAGGATGCTTTAAGTTCATTGGAATTGCCCGATGGAGTTGAAGAACCTGAAGTTTCCCGGCTTAGTCTGAACGCATTCCCTGTCATTGTTCTAAGTGCTTCAAGCGACAAAGAATCATTGCAAGAGCTCACGAAAAAGGCAGAGGAAGAAATGCTGCCATCCTTCGAAGGCTTGGAAGGCGTCGGTTCTGTCCAGCTGACAGGCCAGCAGGTAGAAGAGGCACAGCTTGTCTTCAAACAGGATCAGCTTAAAAAATACGGCCTTAATGAAGAAACCGTTCAAAATATGATTAAAGGCTCGGATGTCACATCCCCGCTTGGTCTTTACACGTTTGGAAATACAGAAAAATCGGTCGTTGTTGATGGAAATATATCCACAATCGATGATTTGAAAAATATGGAGATACCAGCTGTCCCTCAAAGCTCGTCCGCCCAGCAAGCTCCAGCACAGCAAGGACCGGGTCAGCAGCAGGGAGGTGCACAGGCATCACCTCAGCAAGGAAATGCACAAACTTCACCTCAGCAGGGCAGCGGCCAAGCTCCGCCGCAGCAAGGTGCAGCAGGACAGCCGCCACAGGCACAGCCTGAAGCTGCTCAGCCCGCCAAGCTTCCTACAGTTAAGCTTAGTGAGCTGGCAGACATTAAGATAGTCGGTAAGGCAGAATCGATTTCACGTACAAACGGTCAGGAATCCATCGGCTTCCAGGTCATCAAATCAGAGGATGCCAATACGGTAGATGTCGTTAATGCTGTTGAAAAACAGGTGAAAGCATTAGAAAAAGACTATCCGGGCGTTCATTTTACATCGACCTTTGACCAGGGAGAACCAATTGAAAAATCCGTTAATACGATGCTGAGCAAAGCATTGTTTGGGGCTGGATTTGCAGTCCTGATCATTCTCTTATTTTTAAGGAATATCCGGACAACCATTATTTCTGTCATTTCCATTCCGCTTTCCTTGCTGATTGCGGTACTGATATTGAATCAGATGGATATTACTCTAAACATAATGACGCTTGGTGCAATGACTGTCGCGATTGGACGGGTAGTCGATGACTCCATTGTGGTTATAGAAAACATCTTCAGAAGAATGTCTCTCAAAGGGGAGCCGCTTAAAGGAGCGGAGCTGATTAAATCCGCTACAAAGGAAATGTTTATCCCAATTATGTCCTCCACAATTGTGACAATTGCGGTTTTCCTTCCGCTTGGTCTCGTAAAAGGAATGATTGGTGAACTGTTCCTTCCTTTTGCGCTTACCATTGTGTTCTCGCTGCTTGCCTCTTTATTGGTGGCAGTCACTCTCGTACCAATGCTGGCTCACTCCTTCTTCAAAAAGGGAGTAAACGAGAAGCATCATAAAGAAGAAGAAAAGCCAGGAAAACTATCAGGCTTTTACAGAAGAGTCCTAAACTGGTCCCTGAATCATAAATGGATCACATCAGGTATTGCCATCCTGCTGCTTGTCGGAAGCCTTGCATTGGTTCCTCTGATTGGAGTCAGCTTCCTTCCGGATGAAGAGGAGAAAATGGTGATGGCGACATACAATCCTGAACCTGGACAAACCCGTGAAGAGTCAGAAAAAATTGCCCTTGATGCAGAAAAATATTTTGACGGTCGCAAAGGGGCAGAGACGATTCAATATTCTCTTGGCGGAGAAAACCCGATGAATCCGGGAGCTCAAAACCAAGCGCTCTTCTTTGTTCAATATAAAGATGACACTGAAAATTTCGAGGCTGAAAAAGAAAAGGTCATCGAGGATCTCCAAAAAAGGACGCCAAAAGGAGAATGGGCTTCCCAAAGCTTCTCCTCAGGCGGCAGCAGCAATTCACTTGAAGTGTCTGTCAATGGCGAAAATATTGATGACATCAAGCCGGTTGTAGCAGACGTTGAAAAAATTCTTAAAGACAATAGCGATCTTGAAAATGTGAAGAGCGGATTGTCCAAGACATATGAAGAATTTACGCTCGTTGCTGACCAGAAAAAGCTTAGCGAGCTCGGCCTCACTGCCGGTCAAATCGGTATGGAGCTAAGCCAGGAAACAAAGCGTCCAATTGTAACCACCATTAAAAAAGATGGAAAAGATGTAAATGTCTATCTGCAGGCTGAAGAAGAAAAGCTGGAAGACATTCAAGATTTGACGAACAAAAAAGTCGCTTCCTCTCTAGGAAAGGAAGTCGCCATTAAAGATGTTGTTGAGGTGAAAGAAGGTTCCACCTCTGATACCATCTCCCGGCGTGATGGAAAAATCAGCGTCTCCGTATCCGGAGATATCAAAGCGGATGATGTAGGGAAGGTATCAGCAGCCGTTCAAGAAAAAATAAATGATGTGAAGCAGCCATCCGGAGTCGATCTTTCAATGGGTGGAGTAAGCGAAGACATCCAGGAGTCCTTCTCCCAGCTTGGACTTGCGATGCTTGCAGCCATTGCGATCGTCTATCTGATTCTCGTCATTACGTTTGGCGGCGGCCTCGCGCCATTTGCGATTCTGTTCTCCCTGCCTTTCACTGTAATCGGAGCACTCGCCGGATTATACATTGCAGGAGAAACGATCAGTATCTCCTCTATGATCGGAGCACTGATGCTCATTGGAATCGTTGTAACAAACGCGATCGTCCTGATTGACCGCGTCATCCATAAAGAAAAAGAGGGAATCCCAACCCGCGAGGCGATCCTCGAGGCCGGAACAACCCGTCTAAGACCAATCCTCATGACTGCCATTGCCACGATTGGAGCACTTGCACCACTGGCACTCGGACTCGAAGGAAGCGGCCTGATCTCCAAAGGACTTGGAATCACCGTTATTGGCGGTTTGACTAGTTCAACACTCCTTACCCTTTTGATTGTACCGATTGTGTATGAGGTCTTTAGTAAGTTTCGGAAAAAGACAGGAATAGAAGAATAA
- a CDS encoding cation acetate symporter: MNLLAFSLFLAIVALTLIITYSASKRTKTTSDFYTADGSLTGWQNGLAIAGDYMSAASFLGIAGMVALSGFDGFFYSIGFLVAYLVVLYLVAEPLRNLGKYTMADMIAARFDDKKVRGVAALNTISISIFYMIAQLVGAGALIKLLLGIDYIWSVLIVGTLMTVYVVFGGMTATSWVQIVKALLLMIGTFIISVIVFAKFDFNIMNMFEEMKSATPLGEAFLNPGNKFTNPLDTISLNLALVLGTAGLPHILIRFFTVKDAITARKSVVYATWIIGIFYVMTIFLGFGAAAFVGYDRIVEANAAGNMAAPLLAQALGGDFLFAFVSAVAFATILAVVAGLVLSAASAFAHDFYSHILRKGKATEKEQVVAARWASIGVAILSIILALFAQKMNVAFLVALAFAVAASANLPVILLTIFWKRFNTAGAITGMLTGLLSSLILVAISPNLWSPEAGAAIFTGTPLITLTNPGIISIPLGFLGAFLGTVISRKKESERKFDEIVVRANTGIKGEYN; encoded by the coding sequence ATGAATCTATTAGCCTTTTCTCTGTTTCTGGCGATTGTTGCCTTAACCTTGATTATTACCTATTCTGCTTCCAAACGGACAAAGACAACGAGTGATTTCTATACAGCCGATGGATCGCTGACAGGCTGGCAAAACGGTCTTGCCATCGCAGGAGATTACATGTCTGCTGCTTCGTTTTTAGGAATCGCCGGAATGGTAGCGCTTTCAGGTTTCGATGGATTTTTCTACAGTATCGGATTCCTGGTCGCTTATCTCGTGGTGCTTTACCTTGTAGCCGAGCCATTAAGAAATCTCGGAAAATACACAATGGCAGACATGATTGCCGCCCGCTTTGATGATAAAAAAGTTAGGGGTGTAGCTGCGCTCAATACGATATCGATTTCTATTTTCTATATGATTGCACAGCTTGTAGGAGCTGGGGCCTTGATTAAACTGCTTTTAGGAATCGACTACATATGGTCTGTATTAATTGTAGGAACCTTAATGACCGTGTATGTTGTGTTCGGAGGAATGACTGCTACGAGCTGGGTGCAGATTGTAAAAGCACTTCTCCTGATGATTGGAACCTTTATTATTTCAGTGATTGTTTTCGCGAAGTTTGACTTTAATATAATGAATATGTTTGAGGAGATGAAATCTGCTACTCCTCTTGGGGAAGCCTTTTTAAACCCTGGAAACAAATTCACAAACCCGCTCGACACCATCTCTCTGAATCTCGCATTGGTACTCGGGACAGCCGGGCTTCCTCATATTTTAATCAGGTTCTTCACAGTAAAGGATGCCATTACTGCGAGAAAATCAGTTGTTTATGCTACGTGGATCATCGGGATCTTTTACGTTATGACCATTTTCCTTGGCTTCGGAGCTGCTGCTTTTGTAGGCTATGACCGGATTGTAGAAGCGAATGCAGCAGGAAATATGGCTGCGCCGCTGCTTGCTCAAGCCCTTGGGGGAGACTTCCTCTTTGCCTTTGTATCCGCCGTAGCGTTTGCCACCATTCTCGCTGTAGTGGCCGGACTGGTTCTCTCAGCTGCATCCGCATTCGCTCACGACTTTTACAGTCATATCCTGCGTAAAGGAAAGGCAACGGAAAAGGAGCAGGTTGTGGCAGCAAGATGGGCATCCATTGGAGTGGCGATTCTATCCATTATCCTTGCGTTATTTGCCCAGAAAATGAATGTGGCGTTTCTTGTAGCCCTCGCCTTTGCTGTCGCGGCAAGCGCGAACCTGCCAGTGATTCTGCTCACGATCTTCTGGAAGAGATTTAATACGGCAGGAGCCATTACCGGGATGCTGACCGGCCTATTAAGCTCTCTCATCCTAGTCGCCATCAGTCCGAATTTATGGTCACCGGAAGCAGGAGCGGCCATTTTTACCGGCACTCCGCTGATCACTCTGACGAATCCGGGAATTATCTCGATCCCTCTAGGGTTCCTTGGCGCTTTCCTGGGGACCGTCATTTCACGCAAAAAAGAATCGGAGCGGAAATTCGATGAAATTGTCGTAAGGGCGAATACCGGGATTAAAGGAGAGTATAACTAA
- a CDS encoding helix-turn-helix domain-containing protein, translating into MNEKEMIIMDEAIKLFAEKGFRAASIQEIATASGISKGAFYLHFKSKEALLLSILQHHHQQFEEQVALIEKKELNSREKFTEWMSLTFDEISKHREFIITQIREQTVPFNKEIENFFRQKEWESYLMFEKNLLGMYGEEIRPFLGDLIILAKGMVRSYLELIIFDVLHFDRSQLASFLLERMDHLVKGFFKSELAPIVSGQSIKVMWKSIRTAKLGSVEYVLEKLQETRKLANDNEDIMVTLDVLEEELQSEQLRKPVVKGMLTNLEQQEAFKEFAGTVRKYIL; encoded by the coding sequence ATGAATGAAAAAGAAATGATCATTATGGATGAAGCCATTAAATTATTTGCAGAAAAGGGATTCCGTGCGGCTTCTATACAAGAAATTGCTACAGCAAGCGGCATTTCGAAAGGTGCTTTTTATCTGCATTTTAAATCAAAGGAAGCCCTGCTGCTTTCTATCCTGCAGCATCATCACCAGCAATTTGAAGAACAGGTGGCGCTGATTGAAAAAAAGGAACTGAATTCAAGGGAGAAGTTTACTGAATGGATGTCGCTTACCTTTGATGAAATCTCCAAACACCGCGAATTTATTATTACCCAGATCAGGGAACAAACTGTCCCGTTTAATAAAGAGATTGAAAACTTTTTCCGCCAGAAGGAGTGGGAAAGCTATTTAATGTTCGAAAAAAATCTGCTCGGAATGTATGGAGAAGAGATCCGGCCGTTTTTGGGAGATTTGATCATCCTTGCAAAAGGAATGGTCCGGTCTTATCTTGAACTGATTATCTTTGACGTGCTGCATTTCGACCGGTCTCAATTAGCTTCCTTCCTGCTTGAGCGGATGGATCACCTTGTGAAAGGCTTTTTCAAAAGCGAGCTCGCTCCCATTGTTTCCGGACAATCCATAAAGGTCATGTGGAAATCCATTCGCACAGCAAAGCTCGGATCTGTTGAATACGTTCTTGAAAAGCTTCAGGAGACAAGAAAATTGGCCAATGATAACGAGGACATCATGGTAACCTTAGATGTACTGGAGGAAGAGCTTCAAAGTGAACAGCTTCGAAAGCCCGTTGTTAAAGGGATGCTAACGAACTTAGAGCAGCAGGAAGCATTTAAAGAATTCGCAGGTACTGTCAGAAAGTACATTCTATAG
- a CDS encoding ABC transporter ATP-binding protein: MLKVEGINVYYGHIQALKEVSLEIRQGEIVTLIGANGAGKSTLLKTISGLLKAKKGEVQFEGKNINGKAAQTIVKQGISHVPEGRRIFANMSVEENLELGAYLRKDKKGIKDDFDMVYDLFPRLQERLKQQAGTLSGGEQQMLAMGRALMARPRLLLLDEPSMGLAPLLVKTIFRIIEEINKSGTTILLVEQNANMALSIANMAYVLETGKVVISGHPDELNASEQVKMAYLGGH, from the coding sequence CTTGAAATCCGCCAGGGAGAGATTGTGACACTGATCGGAGCAAACGGTGCGGGGAAAAGCACGCTGTTAAAAACCATTTCAGGGCTTTTAAAGGCTAAAAAAGGCGAGGTCCAGTTTGAAGGAAAGAATATTAACGGAAAGGCCGCACAGACCATCGTAAAACAGGGAATATCCCATGTTCCTGAAGGCAGAAGGATCTTTGCCAACATGTCCGTTGAAGAAAATCTCGAGCTTGGGGCTTACCTTAGAAAAGATAAAAAGGGAATTAAAGACGATTTTGACATGGTCTATGACCTGTTTCCGCGTCTGCAGGAACGACTCAAGCAGCAGGCCGGAACACTGTCCGGAGGAGAGCAGCAAATGCTTGCTATGGGACGCGCATTAATGGCCCGCCCCAGACTCCTTCTTCTTGATGAACCCTCTATGGGTCTCGCGCCATTGCTTGTCAAAACGATTTTCCGGATCATTGAAGAGATTAATAAAAGCGGAACGACCATCCTGCTTGTTGAGCAAAACGCCAATATGGCCCTCTCTATTGCTAATATGGCTTATGTATTGGAGACAGGGAAAGTCGTCATTTCCGGTCATCCGGATGAGCTGAATGCGAGCGAGCAGGTGAAAATGGCTTATTTAGGAGGCCATTAG
- a CDS encoding endonuclease/exonuclease/phosphatase family protein: MKLLTLNCHAWIEENQMEKIRTLAKTIAEKDYDVIALQEVNQSINEETAFGLVKKDNYAVVLLDELDKLGVHGYELHWGQSHIGYDIYEEGSAMLSKFPIRETHSFLITNSTDTAYWKTRRIVGITVEAEGELISFYSCHLGWWDDAEEPFKEQAVSLLRQVHKEHRFFLMGDFNNNAHIEGEGYDYLKSQGLLDTYELAEEKDSGITVPGKIAGWEENENPLRIDLILTNQPLRVMRSAVIFNGVNKAVVSDHFGVEIEITI; this comes from the coding sequence ATGAAATTGCTGACTCTTAACTGCCATGCCTGGATCGAAGAGAACCAAATGGAAAAGATAAGAACTCTAGCGAAAACAATCGCCGAAAAAGACTATGACGTTATTGCGCTTCAGGAAGTGAATCAGTCTATAAATGAAGAAACGGCATTTGGCCTTGTAAAAAAAGATAATTATGCCGTCGTTCTTCTTGATGAACTCGACAAGCTCGGTGTCCATGGATATGAGCTTCACTGGGGCCAATCACACATCGGCTACGATATTTATGAGGAAGGTTCGGCCATGCTGTCGAAATTCCCAATCAGGGAAACTCATTCCTTCCTTATAACAAACAGTACAGACACGGCCTATTGGAAGACGAGACGGATTGTCGGGATAACGGTTGAAGCTGAAGGAGAGCTGATCTCCTTCTACTCCTGCCACCTCGGCTGGTGGGATGATGCAGAAGAGCCATTTAAAGAGCAGGCTGTATCTCTCCTCCGTCAGGTTCATAAAGAACACCGTTTCTTCCTGATGGGTGACTTCAACAATAACGCCCACATTGAAGGTGAAGGCTATGACTACTTAAAAAGCCAGGGCCTCCTGGATACGTATGAACTCGCTGAAGAAAAAGACAGCGGCATCACTGTTCCAGGAAAAATAGCCGGATGGGAAGAAAATGAAAACCCGCTTCGAATCGATTTGATTTTAACCAATCAGCCACTCAGGGTAATGCGTTCTGCCGTGATCTTTAACGGGGTGAATAAGGCTGTTGTATCGGATCATTTTGGAGTGGAAATCGAGATCACAATATAA